The genomic interval CGATTGCGATGATGCCATCAAACGACTCGCCTCGCCAATCTTTCTCGTCAGAATGGACTTGCATAAACAATTTTACCAAATCCATATTTCTATGGAAGCACTCTCGCTCAATGCCTAGCCGAATGGCCATGTAATAAGGATCAAGCATTTCCTCTTGATCAGAATACCAGTTCACAAGACCAACCCGGTAACGCTCTTTAAGCCCGGCACCGTTACGTTGGCGCAGCGTCTTGTAATTTAACTGCTGCGCGATTTCAAATATACGTTTGCGTGTCTCATCTGCAACCGATATGGCTGGATCATAATTAAGCACCCGCGACACGGTCGCAATCGAAACCTTTGCTTGTTGTGCAATCTCTTTAATTGTAGCCATATTACCTTTCCTTCCTGCCAACCCGTGACGATAAGTAAAATTATACTTTAATTTTACTAAAAATCAATAAAATCCATTCGAATAAAACTAAAGCTGCTCCCCATGGTTGCTAACCGTGAAGAGCAGCTTTGTTTGATGTATTATTCATGCTTCAAATGCTGAAGCGTCAGCATAAAGACTTGTTCTACATGATCGTCATCGAGCGAATAAAAGACGGTTTTCCCGACCTTCCTGCGCTTGACGATACGCATGTTTCGCAGCAGCCGAAGCTGATGAGAAACCGCCGATTGCCCCATGGAGAGCACCTCAGTCAAATCATGAACGCAAAGTTCAGACTGCACTAGCGCATGGATAATCTTCACTCGCGTGGGATCGCCAAGCGCCTTGAACAAATCAGCCAACTGAGCAGCTGTTGTTTCATTAATCATTTTGCTTCTAACATTCTCTATGTTTACCTCAGAGCCTGCGCACGAATCATCACATGCTGCGACAACTTGATTATCCATCATCATCCCACCAACCCTATTCATCCTAAAGCACATTATAACATGTTTCGGTTGATGGGGTGAATTTGAAATGTCTGCTTGCAGCCTGCACAGATCTACCAAGCAAATCGATAGCTGCCAGATCCTGCTTGTATCGTAACGCCTGCCTCAGTCTCAGCTGCTGATGTTATTCCCGCACTCTCGGCTAGCAACCCGCCGCTCTCGGTCACCTTCATCCCTGATTCCGCACCTGGCAAACGAATTTCCGCAGTGGTATTCGAAGGAATCGTCACATCAAGCGTGAAGTGCCCCTCTTCCGATTTGGACCATTTTGAGCTAACTGAGCCATATACCGTCTCAATCTTCCCTTCCGCCCACGTCAGCCCTTCGCCCGGAAGCGGTGCGATGACGATTCGTTTATAGCCAGGAGCATCTTCCACCGTTTGAATGCCCGCTACCGTCCGGTACATCCAATCGCCAATCGCTCCGTAAGCATAATGGTTAAATGAGTTCATATCCTTGCTCCAGAAGCTTCCGTCCTCCTTGATACCGTCCCAATGCTCCCAAATCGTCGTAGCGCCTTTGGTCACAGGGTAGAGCCAGGATGGATAGGTTTGCTGAAGCAGCAGCCTATATGCTACGTCGTTTTTACCAAAAGCACTAAGCACATGGTTCAAGTAAGGAGTACCGACAAAACCAGTCGTCAGATGGTCTTTGCTTTGCTCAATCAGCTCTGTCAGCTTGGCAATAGCGCGTTTCTCTGCTCCTTCATCCAAGAGTCCAAACATCAAGGCTAACACTTGAGCCGTTTGCGTCGGAACAGCCAGCCGTCCAGCACCTGTTACAAACTCTTCTCTAAGCGCTGCTACAATATTGTCGTACAGCTCCGAGTATCTCTTCGCATCAGCCTCCTTGTTGAGCACTGCTGCCGTCTTCTGAACGATAGATACCGAATAGGCATAAAAGGCTGTCGCGATAAAATCCCGATCCGTTGCGCCTACATAATCGCCCGACTTGGCATCAAGACCAAGCCAATCCCCGAAGTGAAAACCTGTATTCCATAAAAACTCATTTTCGCCTTGGCGCTGAATATACGATACCCACGCCTGCATGCTGTCATATTGCTCTTCTAATATTCGTTTGTCTCCGTAACAAATATATAACGTCCAAGGGCAAATCACTGCTGCATCTCCCCATGCTGCCGAGGACATGTCATTCTCGCCCAGCACCTGAGGAACCACGAATGGAACGCCGCCGTCTTCTGCTTGATCCGCCTCTACATCCCGCAGCCACTTCGTGAAAAAAGGAGCGACGTTTGATAAATAGGATGCCGTTTGAATGAACATTTGCGCATCGCCAGTCCAGCCGAGACGTTCATCCCGCTGCGGGCAGTCGGTCGGTACGTCAAGGAAATTCCCCTTGAGGCCCCATTTGATATTATGCTGAAGCTGATTGACGAGCGGTTCAGAGCACTGAAACTCACCGGTTTCCTCCATATCCGAATGCAGCACAACACCTGTAAAATCATCAAGCTTAATGCTCTCCGTTTCAGGGAAGCCAATCAGCTGCACATATCGGAAGCCTTGAAACGTGAAGCGCGGCTCATATGTTTCAGACTCCCCGCCCTTCAGCACATATCGAATCATTTGTTTTGCCGCCCGCAGGTTTTCGGTGTAGAAGTTGCCTTCCTGATCAAGCACCTCTGCATGCAGCAGTGCTACTTCGGAGCCCGCTTCTCCCTTTACGGCAAACTGAACCCAGCCAACCATGTTTTGGCCAAAATCAAGCACGGTTTCCCCTTTGGGTGTCGTAATCAGAGCAATCGGCTTTAACCTCTCCTGCTTGCGAACAGGTTCATTCGCCTGCGGCCTAAGCATATGCTTCTCATGCTGAACCACTTCAACCGTCTGCCACTCTTTCGCATTGTCTTCATAAGCGGCTGTAGTCCAGCCCTCTTGTTCCAGGCGTGCATCATACGTCTCGCCATGATAAATTTCCGAGAACTGAATTGGACTGACCGCGGCCTTCCACTTCGTATCGGATACGATGACCTCTTCACGTCCATCCTCGTAAACGATGTGCATTTGCAGCAGCAGCGCCAAACGATCGCCGTACACGCAGCGCTGATTGCCCCACGCCAAATTCCCTTTGTACCAGCCGTTTCCTAGGGAAGCGCCAATTGCATTCCCGCCTAATTTCAGCAGATCAGTCACATCATAAGTTTGGGTTTGCAGCGTATGATTGTAACTCGTCCAGCCCGGCGCAAAATAACTATCGCCAACTCGCTGCCCGTTCAGCTCTAGCTCATATATGCCGAGTGCAGTCGCATAAACCCGCGCTTCCTTCACTTTGCCTGTAAGCTCAAAGCTTCTCCTCATTAGCGGGCTAGGCTCCGCCTCAATTGGCAGCATCGCAAGCGGCGCAGCGATCCAGTCGCCAAGCCACTCGTCTGGACTAAGCAGTCCCATTTCCCAGAAGGCAACAGCAGACCAAGCGGTTTCATCTCCATTTTGATTCCAAGCCCGAACTCGATAATAATAACGCTTACACGATTCAGCGACAAAAGAGTCCTGCTCAACATGCGTTGACTGCTCGCTATTCACGCGCCCTGACTGCCATAGGATCGATGCAAAGTCTGATTCTGCCGCAATCTCAATCTCGTAAGCCGTTTGAATAACTGCCCTCTCATCAGAGTGTAATTTCCATCCTAATCGAGGTTTTGTCACTCCGATTCCAATTGGGTTTTGCTGATATTCACAATATACTGCGCTAATTTCAAACATCCTGTAATCCTCCTTAAGATTATTGACAACTATTAGTTGATTGCCCGAGCCTATTATAGAGTTGGCGCCCTTTTTTTGAGTGTTCGCCTTCCTTGCCACAACGCTTTACACTATAATTATAAAAAAGCATGCTTGAAAAATGTTGGGTAAAACGGACAATATCAT from Paenibacillus sp. FSL K6-3182 carries:
- a CDS encoding metalloregulator ArsR/SmtB family transcription factor — translated: MDNQVVAACDDSCAGSEVNIENVRSKMINETTAAQLADLFKALGDPTRVKIIHALVQSELCVHDLTEVLSMGQSAVSHQLRLLRNMRIVKRRKVGKTVFYSLDDDHVEQVFMLTLQHLKHE
- a CDS encoding glycoside hydrolase family 78 protein; translation: MFEISAVYCEYQQNPIGIGVTKPRLGWKLHSDERAVIQTAYEIEIAAESDFASILWQSGRVNSEQSTHVEQDSFVAESCKRYYYRVRAWNQNGDETAWSAVAFWEMGLLSPDEWLGDWIAAPLAMLPIEAEPSPLMRRSFELTGKVKEARVYATALGIYELELNGQRVGDSYFAPGWTSYNHTLQTQTYDVTDLLKLGGNAIGASLGNGWYKGNLAWGNQRCVYGDRLALLLQMHIVYEDGREEVIVSDTKWKAAVSPIQFSEIYHGETYDARLEQEGWTTAAYEDNAKEWQTVEVVQHEKHMLRPQANEPVRKQERLKPIALITTPKGETVLDFGQNMVGWVQFAVKGEAGSEVALLHAEVLDQEGNFYTENLRAAKQMIRYVLKGGESETYEPRFTFQGFRYVQLIGFPETESIKLDDFTGVVLHSDMEETGEFQCSEPLVNQLQHNIKWGLKGNFLDVPTDCPQRDERLGWTGDAQMFIQTASYLSNVAPFFTKWLRDVEADQAEDGGVPFVVPQVLGENDMSSAAWGDAAVICPWTLYICYGDKRILEEQYDSMQAWVSYIQRQGENEFLWNTGFHFGDWLGLDAKSGDYVGATDRDFIATAFYAYSVSIVQKTAAVLNKEADAKRYSELYDNIVAALREEFVTGAGRLAVPTQTAQVLALMFGLLDEGAEKRAIAKLTELIEQSKDHLTTGFVGTPYLNHVLSAFGKNDVAYRLLLQQTYPSWLYPVTKGATTIWEHWDGIKEDGSFWSKDMNSFNHYAYGAIGDWMYRTVAGIQTVEDAPGYKRIVIAPLPGEGLTWAEGKIETVYGSVSSKWSKSEEGHFTLDVTIPSNTTAEIRLPGAESGMKVTESGGLLAESAGITSAAETEAGVTIQAGSGSYRFAW